A region from the uncultured Macellibacteroides sp. genome encodes:
- a CDS encoding sigma-70 family RNA polymerase sigma factor, which translates to MLVESNTIENTQSLWDRFRMGDEKAYASIYEEYAQLMFSFGMRFTSNRELVKDCIHDVFVKIYSNRSNLNTTTNIKFYLFVALKNELINVFRKNISFCSIDSTESLLTVDYITEDNLIDKEEAQERNQKVIEILKILSPRQKEVLYYRYIEELSFEEIEQLMHINYQSIQNLIQRSIKKVRDTFPDFVTISLLPFLLKV; encoded by the coding sequence ATGCTTGTAGAATCTAATACAATAGAAAATACTCAATCTTTGTGGGATCGTTTCCGGATGGGGGACGAAAAAGCTTATGCAAGTATCTATGAAGAATATGCTCAGCTTATGTTTTCTTTTGGCATGCGCTTTACTTCAAATAGAGAATTAGTTAAAGACTGCATACACGATGTGTTTGTGAAAATATATAGTAATCGTAGCAATCTTAACACTACAACTAATATTAAATTTTATCTGTTCGTTGCTCTGAAAAATGAATTAATTAATGTGTTTAGGAAAAACATTAGCTTTTGTTCCATTGACTCGACTGAATCTTTATTAACAGTCGACTATATAACGGAAGATAACCTTATTGACAAAGAAGAAGCGCAGGAACGCAATCAAAAAGTAATCGAAATACTTAAAATACTATCTCCCAGGCAAAAGGAAGTTCTTTACTACCGCTATATTGAAGAGCTTTCATTCGAAGAAATTGAGCAATTAATGCATATCAATTATCAATCTATTCAGAACCTAATCCAGCGGTCCATCAAGAAAGTTCGGGATACATTTCCTGATTTTGTAACCATTTCTCTCCTACCCTTTCTCTTAAAAGTGTAA
- a CDS encoding DJ-1 family glyoxalase III — MKKAVIFLATGFEETEAVGTIDVLRRGGIDVMISSVTGSKTVTGAHGISIKSDVLFNEMEYNDIDAFVLPGGMPGSSNLNAYIPLKELLISKYKEEKIIAAICAAPLVLGGLGLLKGRSVTCYPGFESKLIGAAPSGGPVEVDGNIITGKGPGLVFHFGLAIVNALKGASVEEEVASGLLL, encoded by the coding sequence ATGAAAAAAGCTGTTATATTTCTAGCCACCGGTTTCGAAGAAACTGAAGCAGTAGGAACCATTGATGTTTTGCGCCGTGGCGGTATAGATGTAATGATTTCGTCGGTAACGGGTTCTAAAACGGTAACCGGGGCTCATGGAATCTCTATTAAGTCGGATGTGCTCTTTAACGAAATGGAATATAATGATATAGATGCATTTGTATTACCAGGAGGAATGCCCGGGAGCAGCAATCTTAATGCTTATATCCCCCTAAAAGAGTTACTTATAAGCAAATATAAAGAAGAAAAAATTATTGCCGCTATTTGTGCTGCGCCATTAGTTTTAGGTGGATTGGGTTTGCTGAAGGGACGTTCGGTAACTTGTTATCCTGGTTTTGAATCTAAACTAATTGGTGCGGCTCCATCAGGAGGTCCTGTAGAAGTAGACGGAAACATCATTACGGGAAAAGGGCCGGGACTTGTTTTTCATTTTGGACTAGCAATTGTTAACGCATTAAAAGGAGCATCTGTTGAAGAAGAAGTGGCTTCCGGTTTACTTCTCTAA
- a CDS encoding energy transducer TonB, which produces MKFNKDDLYGFLGSVGFHLLILLVLSLTVLSTVVPEEDSGVLVNFGNVDEAAGTFEPLNTGQEPLETTTPPPPQVAQTETPKEELVTQDIEESVALAEAKKKKEEQRKKEEAVKREQDRIQKEKAEQQKLADAQRQKERAISNKVAGAFGAGSAAGSSQGSGQSGTGNQGSPFGNSDHGANEGVGGYGSFSLNGRSIGSGGLPRPAYTIQEEGRIVINITVDPKGNVIFSEIGKGTNIDNSSMRKSAIEAARRAKFNSINGNNNQSGTITYRYSLR; this is translated from the coding sequence ATGAAGTTCAATAAAGATGATTTATATGGTTTTTTAGGCTCCGTTGGATTTCACCTGCTGATTCTGTTGGTCTTGTCGCTAACAGTTTTAAGCACGGTAGTACCGGAAGAAGATAGCGGTGTGCTTGTTAACTTCGGAAATGTAGACGAAGCAGCCGGCACGTTCGAACCGTTAAATACCGGACAGGAACCGTTGGAAACAACTACTCCTCCCCCTCCTCAGGTTGCACAGACCGAAACACCGAAAGAAGAACTCGTAACACAGGATATAGAAGAAAGTGTTGCTTTGGCTGAAGCAAAAAAGAAGAAGGAAGAACAACGTAAGAAAGAAGAAGCTGTAAAACGCGAACAGGATAGAATTCAAAAGGAAAAAGCAGAACAACAAAAGCTGGCAGATGCCCAACGCCAAAAAGAAAGGGCTATCAGCAATAAGGTAGCCGGAGCTTTTGGAGCCGGAAGCGCAGCTGGTAGCAGCCAAGGTTCTGGTCAATCAGGCACTGGAAATCAAGGAAGTCCTTTTGGGAATTCGGATCATGGAGCCAACGAAGGTGTTGGTGGTTACGGATCATTCTCTCTAAACGGTCGTTCTATAGGTTCAGGAGGATTACCACGCCCGGCATACACCATTCAGGAAGAGGGTAGAATTGTTATAAATATTACGGTTGATCCAAAAGGAAACGTCATATTTTCTGAAATTGGCAAGGGGACTAACATAGATAATTCTTCCATGCGAAAGAGTGCTATTGAAGCCGCCCGAAGAGCTAAATTCAATAGTATCAATGGAAATAACAACCAAAGTGGTACTATTACTTACAGGTATTCACTTCGATAA
- a CDS encoding biopolymer transporter ExbD → MALKRRTKINENYSMASMTDVIFLLLIFFMISSTVVIPNAIKVTLPQSQKQTAAKPLTRLTIDAGLNYYVAFGNQREVQVTYDEITPFLQESYTKEPEMFVALYADESVPYKEIVKILNIANANKFKMVLATRPQR, encoded by the coding sequence ATGGCACTAAAAAGAAGAACAAAGATAAATGAAAACTACAGCATGGCATCGATGACAGACGTCATCTTCTTGTTGTTGATTTTCTTTATGATATCCAGTACAGTTGTGATTCCTAACGCAATAAAGGTTACTCTGCCTCAATCGCAAAAGCAAACAGCGGCCAAACCGCTTACAAGGCTTACGATTGATGCCGGACTGAATTATTATGTTGCATTTGGAAATCAGCGTGAAGTACAGGTTACGTACGATGAAATTACTCCCTTTTTACAGGAAAGCTATACGAAGGAACCGGAAATGTTTGTTGCTCTCTACGCAGACGAATCAGTTCCTTATAAAGAAATTGTAAAGATTCTGAACATTGCGAACGCGAATAAATTCAAAATGGTACTTGCTACCCGTCCGCAAAGATAA